The proteins below are encoded in one region of Arenibacter algicola:
- a CDS encoding DEAD/DEAH box helicase, with product MELKSYQQKVIENLEEYLTYVQEQKDLKTAFDKYWEDKIGPYNPLDGTGMQPYKNNIPNAAHVAVKVPTAGGKTFIAVNALHSIFQAYDSSKPKAVIWLVPWSNLLQQTFEALSNPEHPYRQKLNTLFNHRVEVYQKGDLLQGSNFNPTVVKDQLSIFVMSFASLRARNKDDRKVYQENGQLEAFVSQFKNSEHILDGVDDTALINVLRYLNPVLVVDESHNAESDLSVDMLKNLNPSFILDLTATPKDNSNIVSLVPAIELKKEHMVKLPVIVYNNHDKTEVINNALHLQRKLENLAKKQETGGGKYIRPIVLFQAQPKTKDDNTTFEKLKEQLLSLGIPENQIKIKTANIDELKGIDLMRKDCEVRYIITINALKEGWDCPFAYILASLADKSSAVDVEQILGRVLRQPYVQRHKSFQLNLSYVLTASAKFNETLQSIVKGLQESGFSEKDYRKVDKMTEEERKTVTTDPVESFLFPEQQTEQEEDENIDTNRVTFDPSADEEEPETTTVIDEIEAIAEEQNRQLEEQIKEQEQQPVDENIFQEMGDKVKRYKVKEAYKEFIDKIEFPQFFIKVTASDIFGTDEELLNRESLLKDFKLSDEDIKIDFDKISSDLYKIDLEEAKKNEYRPSFTKIEDNLVKDPIAEYILAKPKEYQITDITHQMMQIIGNMYPIPDQEIKVYIGRILNSMSTEQLRDILVRKWSYTDKIKAHIRKLSDSYAEGRFMDLIKSKRISTKRNWNLSKEIVPGNTGSSIGWILRFVLCHPFRSYSARHFGLNCATFSLRPDPFRFVLCQ from the coding sequence ATGGAATTAAAGAGCTATCAACAGAAAGTAATTGAAAATCTTGAAGAATACTTAACCTACGTTCAAGAGCAAAAAGATTTAAAAACGGCTTTCGATAAATATTGGGAAGATAAAATCGGTCCGTACAATCCGTTGGACGGAACAGGAATGCAGCCCTATAAAAACAACATCCCGAATGCCGCTCACGTTGCGGTTAAAGTGCCGACCGCAGGTGGTAAAACCTTTATTGCCGTAAATGCTTTGCATTCCATTTTTCAGGCGTACGATTCCAGCAAGCCCAAAGCCGTTATTTGGTTAGTGCCTTGGAGTAACCTATTGCAACAAACCTTTGAAGCACTTTCAAATCCAGAGCATCCGTATCGCCAAAAACTCAATACGCTTTTCAATCATCGAGTAGAAGTCTATCAAAAAGGAGATTTGTTACAAGGCTCAAACTTTAATCCAACAGTTGTAAAAGACCAATTGAGCATTTTTGTAATGAGTTTTGCCAGTTTGCGAGCAAGAAACAAAGACGACCGAAAAGTTTACCAAGAAAATGGACAGTTAGAAGCCTTTGTATCGCAATTCAAAAACAGCGAACACATTTTAGACGGTGTGGACGATACTGCTCTAATAAACGTCTTGCGTTATCTCAACCCTGTTTTGGTGGTGGACGAAAGTCACAATGCGGAAAGTGATTTAAGTGTGGATATGCTCAAGAACTTAAATCCGTCTTTTATTCTCGATTTAACTGCAACACCAAAAGATAATAGCAATATTGTAAGCCTTGTTCCTGCCATTGAACTGAAAAAGGAACATATGGTAAAACTTCCTGTAATTGTTTACAACAATCACGATAAAACGGAAGTCATCAATAATGCTTTGCATTTACAACGTAAGTTGGAAAACCTTGCTAAAAAGCAAGAAACAGGAGGTGGTAAATACATCAGACCTATTGTATTGTTTCAGGCACAACCCAAAACAAAGGACGACAATACAACTTTCGAGAAGCTGAAAGAACAGTTGTTGAGTTTGGGTATTCCCGAAAATCAAATAAAAATCAAAACTGCCAACATTGACGAATTGAAAGGTATTGATTTGATGCGCAAGGATTGTGAAGTCCGCTACATTATAACCATCAACGCATTAAAAGAAGGTTGGGATTGTCCGTTTGCCTACATTTTGGCTTCATTGGCAGACAAATCAAGTGCAGTAGATGTTGAGCAGATATTAGGTCGTGTGTTGCGTCAGCCCTATGTGCAAAGGCACAAATCATTTCAACTAAACCTTTCTTACGTTTTAACGGCATCCGCGAAATTCAATGAGACTTTGCAAAGTATTGTAAAAGGCTTGCAAGAATCAGGATTTAGTGAAAAGGATTATCGCAAAGTCGATAAGATGACCGAAGAAGAAAGGAAAACGGTTACTACTGACCCAGTTGAATCTTTCCTTTTCCCTGAACAACAAACGGAACAAGAAGAAGATGAAAACATCGACACCAATCGAGTAACGTTTGACCCAAGTGCAGATGAAGAAGAACCTGAAACAACAACGGTTATAGATGAAATTGAAGCCATTGCGGAAGAACAAAACCGACAATTAGAAGAACAAATCAAAGAACAGGAACAACAGCCTGTTGACGAAAATATTTTTCAAGAAATGGGTGATAAAGTAAAACGCTATAAGGTAAAAGAAGCCTACAAAGAGTTTATTGATAAAATCGAGTTTCCACAGTTCTTTATCAAGGTAACCGCAAGCGATATTTTTGGAACAGATGAAGAATTACTAAACAGAGAATCTTTGCTCAAAGACTTCAAGCTGTCAGACGAAGACATCAAAATTGACTTTGACAAAATTTCTTCTGACCTGTACAAAATTGACTTGGAAGAAGCTAAAAAAAACGAGTATAGACCTTCATTCACAAAGATTGAAGACAATTTAGTGAAAGACCCAATTGCCGAATACATTTTGGCAAAACCAAAAGAATATCAGATAACTGACATCACACATCAAATGATGCAGATTATCGGAAATATGTACCCAATTCCAGACCAAGAAATCAAGGTTTATATTGGTCGTATTCTGAACAGTATGAGTACTGAGCAATTGAGAGATATTTTGGTGCGTAAATGGAGCTACACCGACAAAATCAAGGCTCACATTAGAAAACTATCAGATTCCTATGCCGAAGGTCGATTTATGGATTTAATAAAGTCTAAGCGAATAAGCACAAAAAGGAATTGGAATTTAAGCAAGGAAATAGTTCCAGGAAACACAGGTTCTTCGATTGGTTGGATACTTCGGTTCGTTTTGTGCCACCCATTTCGGAGTTATAGTGCCAGGCATTTCGGTTTGAACTGTGCCACTTTTAGTCTGCGGCCCGATCCGTTTCGGTTCGTTTTGTGCCAGTGA
- the istA gene encoding IS21 family transposase, with the protein MANTLDPMDLKQIISLHLDGLSNRKIGATLGISRNTVNTYMRLFVACDRSLKELLALDNGALEALFPSHTTIDNERYEELMRSFEGINKARNHPGFTFLHHYRDYVQTAKDPYGYTQFLEHYRRKYAKAKGSMKLEHDPGKELFIDFAGKKLHIVDRATGEVIPVEVFVAILPNSQYTYVEACRSQKRGDLIACCTNALNYYGGVPKAIVSDNLKSAVTRASRYEADINRSFKDFARHYNCAINPARGYSPQDKALVENAVHLAYQRIYYPIREMVFFSLADLNREIKRLLGAYNDLLFKRKEASRRELFQSVEREYLKPLPGSAYELKDYRRAKVQKMGYVYFSPDKSYYSVPYRYIGKETTIHYTGSMVEVYYHQRRIALHGRHPEKGSYNTNKEHLSSTHKYYSDWSPEFFKRKAARHGDHVLGCVEEILAKGDYPEIGYKRAMGVIQLHRAYGSERLDNACKRALQADAATYIRIRNILRNNLDKSSLFYRDLEEDKSHIPDHGNIRGASAYQ; encoded by the coding sequence ATGGCCAATACACTTGATCCAATGGACCTGAAACAGATTATTTCTTTGCACCTCGATGGGCTGAGCAACCGAAAGATAGGTGCAACCCTGGGGATATCCCGTAATACGGTAAATACCTATATGCGCCTTTTCGTGGCCTGCGACCGTTCCCTTAAGGAACTGTTGGCCCTTGACAATGGGGCCCTGGAGGCCCTCTTCCCATCCCATACGACCATAGACAATGAGCGCTACGAAGAGCTCATGCGGTCTTTTGAGGGAATCAACAAAGCTAGGAACCATCCCGGATTTACCTTCCTCCACCATTACCGGGATTATGTGCAAACGGCCAAGGACCCCTATGGCTATACCCAGTTCCTGGAACATTACCGTCGCAAATATGCCAAGGCCAAAGGTTCGATGAAGCTCGAGCACGACCCCGGCAAGGAACTGTTCATCGACTTCGCGGGCAAGAAGCTCCATATCGTCGACAGGGCCACAGGGGAAGTAATCCCGGTGGAAGTGTTCGTGGCCATCCTTCCCAATAGCCAGTATACCTATGTGGAGGCCTGCAGGAGCCAAAAACGGGGAGACCTGATCGCTTGTTGCACCAATGCCCTGAACTATTACGGTGGCGTGCCCAAGGCCATCGTATCGGACAACCTGAAATCCGCGGTGACCAGGGCCAGCAGATATGAGGCCGATATCAACCGGAGCTTCAAGGATTTTGCACGCCATTACAACTGCGCCATAAACCCCGCCCGGGGGTATTCCCCGCAGGACAAGGCCCTGGTGGAGAACGCCGTGCACCTTGCCTATCAGCGCATCTATTACCCGATACGGGAAATGGTGTTCTTCTCCCTGGCCGACCTGAACCGGGAGATAAAACGCCTGTTGGGGGCCTATAACGATCTATTGTTCAAACGAAAGGAGGCCAGCCGCAGGGAGCTGTTCCAATCCGTGGAACGGGAATACCTCAAGCCCCTGCCCGGGAGTGCGTACGAGCTAAAGGATTACCGCAGGGCCAAGGTCCAGAAGATGGGCTATGTATACTTCTCCCCGGACAAGAGCTATTACAGCGTGCCCTACCGTTATATCGGAAAGGAGACCACCATCCACTATACGGGTTCCATGGTGGAGGTGTACTACCACCAGCGGCGGATCGCGCTGCACGGGCGCCATCCGGAAAAAGGCAGCTATAATACCAATAAAGAACACCTTAGCAGCACCCATAAATACTACAGTGACTGGAGCCCGGAGTTCTTTAAAAGGAAAGCGGCCCGCCATGGCGACCATGTACTGGGCTGTGTGGAGGAAATACTTGCCAAGGGGGACTATCCGGAAATAGGATACAAAAGGGCAATGGGAGTCATACAGCTCCATAGGGCCTATGGCTCGGAACGCCTGGACAATGCCTGCAAAAGGGCCCTGCAGGCGGATGCCGCCACATATATTCGTATCAGGAACATACTGAGGAACAATTTGGACAAAAGCTCCCTGTTCTACCGGGACCTCGAAGAGGACAAGAGCCACATCCCGGACCACGGGAACATACGTGGCGCCTCCGCTTATCAATGA
- a CDS encoding DUF2975 domain-containing protein, translating into MNKFSTVFLRIVIVIVGLVVLSFCVFAFPHIGEGFTADFPQESKSGYWVMASLYAATIPFFLALYFGIKLLSYIDLNKAFSEDSVRILQKIVYCAVAMSIALMVYMPAAFHFAEIDDAPGVIVFAFAFACVPLVVAVFAAVLKKLLQNAIDFKNENDLTV; encoded by the coding sequence ATGAATAAATTTTCAACAGTATTTCTCCGAATCGTAATTGTCATTGTGGGACTTGTCGTTCTATCTTTCTGTGTATTTGCCTTTCCCCACATCGGCGAGGGTTTTACAGCGGATTTTCCGCAGGAATCGAAGTCAGGTTATTGGGTGATGGCATCGCTTTATGCCGCTACGATACCATTTTTCCTTGCATTGTATTTTGGCATAAAACTCCTCTCATACATTGACCTGAACAAAGCATTTTCTGAGGATTCGGTTCGTATACTGCAAAAAATAGTGTATTGTGCCGTGGCTATGAGCATCGCACTTATGGTATATATGCCGGCTGCCTTCCATTTTGCGGAGATAGACGATGCACCAGGGGTGATAGTTTTTGCTTTTGCATTCGCCTGTGTGCCTTTGGTGGTAGCGGTTTTTGCCGCTGTTCTCAAAAAGCTGTTGCAAAATGCAATTGATTTTAAAAACGAAAACGATTTAACAGTTTAA
- a CDS encoding 5'-nucleotidase: MPVDFSKILVVGVSSRALFNLEVEEQIFREQNIRGFREYQLANEDKLLEKGTAFPLVEALLKLNTHVEKPIVEVVVMSRNSPETGVRVLKAIEHYKLPITRWAFSGGEPLAPFIDAFDVDLFLSRDESDVQKLVDTANCATALIYDPPENFKPETDRVKFAFDADAVVFSEESEIIYKTKDIEAFHKHEKENEDVPLNDGPFAVLLRKLSDIQDFLPVEKELSPLRIAIVTARNAPSHMRVIKTLRHWNVYVDEAYFMGGLPKEKVLEAFGAHIFFDDQHTHLSDSSKKIPCGRVLYKSNSILKNYEKEIIVEPKKVKEK, from the coding sequence ATGCCAGTAGACTTTTCAAAAATATTAGTGGTTGGTGTTTCTTCGAGAGCTCTTTTTAATCTCGAAGTAGAAGAGCAAATTTTTAGAGAACAAAATATTCGCGGATTTAGAGAATACCAATTAGCTAATGAAGACAAGCTACTCGAAAAAGGAACTGCATTCCCTTTGGTGGAGGCATTACTAAAACTTAATACACATGTTGAGAAACCAATCGTTGAAGTTGTGGTAATGTCAAGAAACAGTCCAGAAACAGGTGTAAGAGTTTTAAAGGCTATCGAACATTACAAACTTCCAATTACAAGATGGGCGTTTTCAGGTGGTGAACCACTTGCACCTTTCATTGATGCATTTGATGTTGACCTTTTCCTGTCTCGTGATGAAAGTGATGTTCAAAAGCTTGTTGACACAGCGAATTGTGCAACTGCCTTAATATACGACCCGCCAGAAAATTTTAAACCTGAAACAGACAGGGTGAAATTTGCTTTTGATGCTGATGCTGTTGTGTTTTCAGAAGAATCTGAAATCATATACAAGACGAAAGATATTGAAGCATTCCACAAACACGAAAAGGAAAACGAAGATGTTCCCTTGAATGACGGACCTTTCGCAGTGCTTCTAAGGAAGCTGTCTGACATTCAAGATTTTTTGCCTGTCGAAAAAGAACTTTCACCACTTCGTATTGCAATCGTAACAGCTCGTAACGCACCAAGCCATATGCGTGTAATCAAAACGCTAAGGCATTGGAACGTATATGTAGATGAAGCCTATTTTATGGGTGGACTGCCAAAAGAAAAAGTATTAGAAGCTTTTGGTGCTCACATCTTTTTTGATGACCAACATACCCATTTGAGTGATTCGAGTAAGAAAATCCCTTGCGGACGAGTGTTGTATAAATCGAATTCCATTCTCAAAAATTACGAGAAGGAAATTATTGTTGAACCGAAGAAAGTAAAAGAGAAATAA
- a CDS encoding TlpA family protein disulfide reductase, producing MKMKIIFFLIFLTTLSCKKEKSPRSITVDLEINQVDNPFSKSLNALRFLDSIPKEFNGIINKDSSFVMYLNTINPRDLQSKVKEKKLKQETIDSVDTKIYALSGFNKGMQYFILDLNGNKDFSDDEIVEFQKNVSENENYRDSFEIKSIEVTKLSGDKFHRGLTYLQFLPAPKYFTYKKETATEKFKHSLQLAALKHDFLYGTFNMENENYGVGVNKGWKSYEFIFKKSDTSFYTQNHQMFAKYLLKDTLRLNNKYYVIDSLSTFPPKLTLNEVNIKGVKYGFRTNEISKNYQITDLNGETTTLKSLAKEKGLILLDFWGTWCAPCKELTPELVKLHQKYGDKLEFVSLAFELDTKPVLEYATKNHMNWYNGIIKGKPKSGDMSSPIIGGLRIECYPTFIVLDPDLNILFRTCGGGGNYSDLKAFISLKLE from the coding sequence ATGAAAATGAAAATAATCTTCTTCTTGATTTTCCTAACAACATTATCATGTAAAAAAGAAAAATCACCCCGATCAATAACTGTCGACCTGGAAATAAATCAGGTTGACAATCCATTTTCAAAATCTTTAAACGCTTTAAGATTTCTTGATTCAATACCCAAAGAATTCAATGGAATTATAAACAAAGACAGTTCTTTTGTGATGTATTTAAACACGATAAATCCTCGGGATTTACAATCAAAAGTAAAAGAGAAAAAGTTAAAACAAGAAACAATTGATTCAGTAGACACCAAAATTTATGCCCTAAGTGGTTTCAATAAAGGAATGCAGTATTTCATCCTTGATTTGAATGGCAACAAAGATTTTAGTGATGATGAAATTGTAGAATTTCAAAAAAATGTTTCCGAAAATGAAAATTACCGTGATTCCTTTGAAATAAAATCAATTGAAGTTACTAAACTGTCCGGAGACAAATTTCACAGAGGTTTGACGTATCTTCAATTTCTCCCTGCACCAAAGTATTTTACTTATAAAAAAGAAACAGCGACTGAAAAATTTAAGCACAGTCTGCAACTCGCAGCCCTTAAACATGATTTTTTGTACGGGACATTTAATATGGAAAACGAAAATTATGGTGTTGGTGTTAATAAGGGATGGAAGAGTTACGAATTTATCTTTAAAAAATCGGACACATCATTTTATACGCAAAATCATCAAATGTTTGCAAAATACCTTTTAAAAGACACATTAAGACTAAACAACAAATATTATGTAATCGATAGTTTATCCACTTTTCCTCCAAAGTTAACATTAAATGAGGTTAATATTAAGGGGGTTAAATACGGGTTCAGAACAAACGAGATTTCAAAAAATTATCAGATAACTGATTTAAATGGTGAGACTACAACTTTAAAAAGTTTAGCCAAGGAAAAAGGCCTAATACTTCTGGATTTTTGGGGCACATGGTGTGCACCTTGTAAAGAACTTACCCCCGAATTGGTCAAGTTACACCAAAAATATGGGGACAAACTAGAGTTCGTAAGTTTGGCTTTTGAGTTGGACACTAAACCTGTACTAGAATACGCTACAAAGAACCATATGAATTGGTATAATGGAATTATTAAAGGAAAGCCTAAATCGGGAGATATGTCTTCACCAATAATTGGTGGTTTGAGAATAGAATGCTATCCTACTTTCATTGTTTTGGACCCTGACTTAAACATTTTATTTCGGACTTGTGGCGGTGGAGGTAATTATTCTGATTTAAAGGCATTTATAAGTTTAAAACTGGAATAA
- a CDS encoding class I SAM-dependent methyltransferase yields the protein MNLLKTIGKQMQYPKGLFGKILFAWMTPKTIAHARWTADLLEIQTEDKIIEIGFGDGSNIKLLLQKAIRGFVTGVEISKTAIEMASKKNAEAISDGRVKLHLAQGNALPFENNTFDKACSVATAYVIEDPGAVFKEMFRVLKPNGRAAITFPVRENFMRFKPVATDGFYLHELADLEAEFQSAGFVNCRTERNDSVKFGAHCMLGEKPTIP from the coding sequence ATGAATTTATTGAAAACAATCGGCAAACAGATGCAATACCCAAAAGGTCTTTTTGGCAAGATCTTATTTGCGTGGATGACACCAAAGACCATTGCACATGCTCGGTGGACCGCCGACCTTCTAGAGATTCAGACGGAAGACAAGATTATTGAAATCGGTTTCGGGGATGGCTCGAATATTAAATTACTATTGCAAAAAGCAATCAGAGGTTTTGTCACAGGAGTGGAAATATCGAAGACCGCAATAGAAATGGCATCGAAGAAAAACGCCGAAGCCATTTCTGATGGTAGGGTTAAATTACATTTGGCTCAAGGCAATGCACTTCCTTTTGAAAATAATACATTTGACAAGGCATGTAGTGTAGCCACTGCATATGTGATTGAAGATCCAGGAGCGGTTTTTAAAGAAATGTTCCGTGTTCTCAAACCCAATGGACGAGCAGCCATTACCTTTCCTGTGCGGGAAAATTTTATGCGCTTTAAACCCGTGGCAACAGACGGTTTTTATCTCCATGAGCTTGCAGATCTCGAAGCAGAATTTCAGAGTGCGGGATTTGTCAATTGCCGAACTGAACGTAATGACAGCGTAAAATTTGGAGCTCATTGTATGCTTGGAGAGAAACCTACTATCCCTTAA
- a CDS encoding helix-turn-helix domain-containing protein, which translates to MAIVVNLDVVMAERKMSLNELSDKVGLTLSNLSILKTGKAKAIRFSTLDTICKVLECQPGDILEYVNDEQKTTTR; encoded by the coding sequence ATGGCAATTGTAGTAAATTTAGACGTTGTAATGGCTGAACGAAAAATGTCACTTAATGAACTTTCTGACAAAGTTGGATTGACTTTATCCAATCTTTCCATATTAAAAACTGGAAAAGCAAAAGCAATACGGTTTAGCACTTTGGATACAATTTGTAAAGTGTTAGAATGCCAACCTGGTGACATTTTAGAGTACGTTAATGACGAACAAAAAACAACGACCCGCTAA
- a CDS encoding bile acid:sodium symporter family protein, whose amino-acid sequence MDDINQIPFNFDPRIGMIVGVMVGFLVFAVSLDLTWEKLLRVLKRPKAPTIGLVAQFGILPAIAFLTGLYLTDSPSIALGLLLVTCCPGGALSNYLTGVAHGDVATSISMTTISTLFSIVLTPLLVAFWASMNPSTHAVFQNISMDPQRVILTLLIMLVIPVTAGMILRAKRPITANLIRGTVRLIAGIIFAVIVAVLIGSNFKSLALLAPTALFPVLCTFVIAVGLGWGIGRLAGLMAAERRAVAIEVAFQNVALAIGLGIAFFPSLGGIVAVSILWGIVHLTLGFGLAIVWNRINL is encoded by the coding sequence GTGGACGACATTAATCAAATACCATTCAATTTCGATCCTCGAATCGGTATGATTGTCGGTGTCATGGTTGGGTTTTTGGTCTTTGCAGTATCCTTGGACTTGACATGGGAGAAACTGCTGAGAGTGCTTAAAAGACCAAAAGCCCCCACAATAGGACTTGTTGCTCAATTTGGAATCCTGCCCGCTATTGCCTTTCTGACCGGTCTTTACCTGACCGATTCACCAAGTATTGCACTTGGACTTTTGCTGGTCACTTGTTGTCCTGGAGGAGCTTTGTCTAACTATCTCACCGGTGTTGCACACGGAGATGTGGCAACTTCTATAAGTATGACCACGATCTCTACACTTTTCAGTATCGTACTTACACCGCTTTTAGTTGCTTTTTGGGCATCGATGAACCCTTCTACACATGCGGTATTTCAGAATATCAGCATGGATCCACAGCGCGTGATATTAACATTGCTAATCATGTTGGTTATCCCCGTCACTGCGGGTATGATTTTACGTGCAAAGCGTCCCATCACTGCCAATCTTATCCGTGGTACAGTTCGGCTTATTGCAGGGATTATCTTTGCCGTGATCGTTGCTGTGCTCATAGGGAGCAACTTCAAGTCCCTTGCTCTTCTAGCTCCAACTGCACTATTTCCGGTTCTTTGCACTTTCGTGATAGCAGTTGGCCTAGGATGGGGAATAGGAAGGCTGGCGGGGCTTATGGCAGCTGAACGTAGAGCAGTAGCCATTGAGGTTGCATTTCAAAATGTTGCCTTAGCCATTGGGCTTGGGATCGCATTTTTCCCCTCTCTTGGGGGTATCGTGGCCGTGTCGATATTATGGGGCATTGTTCATTTGACATTGGGATTTGGCCTGGCTATAGTATGGAATCGTATTAATCTTTAA
- a CDS encoding site-specific DNA-methyltransferase — protein sequence MPTLNWIGKDKVVSHHQDVPYRVLEHKYHFDAEKGETSGLPAEVSAKAGNKIIHGDNLEALKSLLPEYEGKIKCIYIDPPYNTGNENWVYNDNVNHPKIKKWLGEVVGKDGEDLSRHDKWLCMMYPRLKLVHKLLADDGAIFISIDDNEQANLKLLCDEIFGVRNFINNIIWQKKYSPQNDARYLSDMHDFVLCYAKSKDNWKRNLLPRTEAQNKRYKNPDNDPRGPWKSSDLSVKTYSESTDYEIKTPSGRIVSPPNGRCWGVNKEKLQELIQDNRIWFGKDGKNVPSVKKFMNEVQQGTVPLTLWLREEVGDNQEAKQDLKVIMGKSNFPFDTPKPSRLVERVLQLSSDKNSIILDSFAGSGTTAHAVLNINKQDGGNRKFILVEMEDYANGITAERVKRVTKGYGTGAKAVAGTGGAFDFYELGLPFFDENQNLNEEVGLPKIREYIWFSETRTSFKEPNQESYFLGKKDESAYYFIYEKDRLTTLDFDALELIKTKGEQYIIYADNCLLPKEFMAKKNIIFKKIPRDITRF from the coding sequence ATGCCAACACTCAATTGGATAGGAAAAGACAAGGTGGTGAGCCACCACCAAGATGTGCCATACCGAGTATTGGAACACAAATACCACTTTGATGCTGAAAAGGGCGAAACAAGCGGTCTGCCTGCCGAAGTTTCAGCGAAGGCAGGAAACAAAATAATACACGGTGACAACCTTGAAGCACTTAAAAGCCTACTGCCTGAATACGAAGGAAAAATAAAGTGCATCTACATAGATCCCCCTTACAACACAGGAAATGAAAATTGGGTTTATAACGACAATGTAAACCACCCCAAAATAAAAAAATGGCTCGGTGAAGTGGTGGGTAAAGATGGAGAAGATTTAAGCAGACACGACAAATGGCTATGTATGATGTACCCACGATTAAAGTTGGTACACAAACTATTGGCTGATGATGGGGCGATTTTTATTTCAATAGACGACAATGAACAGGCTAATTTGAAATTGCTTTGTGATGAGATTTTTGGAGTGAGAAATTTTATCAATAACATTATTTGGCAGAAAAAATACAGCCCTCAGAATGATGCACGGTATTTGTCCGATATGCACGACTTTGTTTTGTGCTATGCAAAGTCAAAAGATAATTGGAAAAGAAATTTACTTCCGAGAACAGAAGCTCAGAATAAGAGATATAAAAATCCGGACAATGACCCTCGAGGACCTTGGAAATCGAGTGATTTGTCTGTTAAGACATATTCCGAATCAACAGATTATGAAATTAAAACTCCGTCAGGAAGAATTGTCTCTCCACCAAATGGGCGATGTTGGGGTGTTAATAAAGAAAAACTTCAAGAACTAATCCAAGACAACAGGATATGGTTTGGAAAAGATGGAAAAAATGTTCCGTCCGTAAAAAAGTTTATGAATGAGGTTCAGCAAGGAACCGTTCCTTTGACTTTATGGCTTCGTGAAGAAGTTGGTGACAATCAAGAAGCAAAGCAGGATTTAAAAGTTATAATGGGAAAATCTAATTTCCCTTTTGACACACCAAAACCATCGAGGTTAGTTGAAAGGGTATTACAACTCTCATCAGACAAAAATTCCATAATTCTCGACTCCTTCGCAGGTTCAGGCACAACAGCCCACGCAGTATTGAATATAAATAAACAAGATGGTGGCAATCGGAAATTCATTTTGGTAGAAATGGAAGATTACGCCAATGGCATTACAGCAGAAAGAGTAAAGCGAGTAACCAAAGGATATGGTACAGGAGCAAAAGCAGTAGCAGGAACAGGCGGAGCATTTGACTTTTACGAACTCGGTTTACCATTCTTTGACGAAAATCAAAACCTGAATGAAGAAGTGGGTTTGCCAAAAATCAGAGAATACATTTGGTTTTCAGAAACTCGTACTTCTTTTAAAGAACCAAACCAAGAATCCTATTTTTTAGGCAAAAAAGACGAATCGGCTTACTATTTCATTTATGAGAAAGACCGTTTGACAACTTTGGATTTTGACGCATTAGAACTCATAAAAACCAAAGGCGAGCAATACATCATTTATGCTGACAATTGTTTGTTACCAAAGGAATTTATGGCGAAGAAGAACATCATTTTCAAGAAAATCCCAAGAGACATCACAAGATTTTAA